The Populus nigra chromosome 4, ddPopNigr1.1, whole genome shotgun sequence genome contains the following window.
GGTGGAAGTCGTGCTACTGATGAAGCTGATCTATTTACTCGTCATCCTAAAGGACATAAATAGACTCTGAtgtattattatgttatttataaatatgttgtgttatttttttaattaagagttatttttattattactaattttataatattatttttgctaCTTGGCATGTTGATTTTAAAGTTgtcttatatattatatattttcatacttAGTTTatataaacatgatttaatatcgttaattaataaataaacatgtaaaCAGATTgttcaaaatttcaaatcatcCATTAACAACTTAAGAAAtgcacataaataaaataatatctaaaaaacacacatattaatttagaattataattaataaataaaaataatgttaaaatagcTTCTATTTTAATAAtggattttatgtttaataatttataattttgtttggcTTTTAGTCATGGTGATTTAGACTTTGTTTTGTGTGAAATTTTGAGATGGGCTGCAACTACTATTGACAATAAGAGTTGGTTAGCAGTTGTAAACAccagttattattattagcagCTGTGTTAATTAAACCACGTTTCCTAACAGTGGATGAGTCAAgagtgtgttattttttaaaaaacaatttccatgttatttttttattttttttttatcaaactgtGATagtgtgacaaaaaaaaacctgtcaagaaataatgataaaaaaatgggggggggggtggtttgaaaattttgattgaaagagaaagaagaaataaaaaaataatataaaaaaaaattcaaaaaggaaaaacgTGACAGTGTCTCCCTCTCTccctattcatttttttctaggGAAAAAAACACCTTCTCCCTGCCTGATCCCGACTAGCACACCCAGCCATCCACCAAATCATCGTTAGCAGCAACCATGAGTGACATAGCAGAAATCACCATCGCCAGCAGCCCCCGtatctccttctctttcctcCAATCACAAAACCCTCCTCTTCCTCCGCGCCAAACACCAGAAAACACCAAATTCGACAGCAACCGACCAACTGGCGTCGAGAACTCCCTTTCTTATCAACGAACAACAACACGAAGATGGCTTAGTAGTGGAGACAGTGAGAGAAATCGAGAGAGAAGATGAAGGAGAGAGAACAAACATTCAAGTGACCAAACTCCATCCACAAGTGGCAGTGAGACTCACCACCGGCATAGAAAGGAGTAGGAAGGAACAACGCACACGATCAGCCACCGGACATGCTTCCACCCTTCATCAGCGTATGTACCACGCACCATAGTCGAACAATGTTAACAACGCGTGATCTACACTCGTCGACGCTGTCTCCTGCTGTTCCACCCATTTTTTCCTCTCCTCGGCGATCCTGACAACTCCATAAGGTAGATTTCAAATTCCAaacattttttgaataattattgtGGTTTATTGTCGATTTTTATGTGATGTGATGGAATGAATTTTAATGCGTTGTTGTTGTGAATGGTTGTGATATTTAAAGCGTTGGAGTGGATATTATTGTGTGGCAATTCTAGAAGTATGattttgagaatttatttttaaagtggaATTAGGTCAAAATTAATATCCCATAATAGATTGAGAGGTCTGGGTTGTAACAAGTTTATCCTAAGTCTAGTGATTTTGTTTTGTGTGAAAACTTGATGTTGTgatattatttatgaatattgTGTTTGGATTGTTAtgttgtgattttgttttttattttttaattaatattgtttttgactTGTTGAGTTatgtgttgatatttttttaatatataattttattcataagTCCATCTAAGGATAAATTAGCTATCAATGCCTTAccattcttttcatttcaaaatcaaacaaaaatgaaacaCGCAACAGATAAAcctctataaattaatattataagaatataaaaattaattaattaatcaatatattgtttaaattgagataaaataaaaatattatttaattaaaattattgatttattgagtattaatttatcaatattataCTATATTTACATCTAAATAGTTAAcatgaattgaaaatatttatttattttccttaattatataaaactcAAGTGATTTAGATATGAGAAAATAGAAATGAACTTATTTctttaaagaaaatagaagaaagaaaacgGAAATCAAGTCACAACTAATAATTTAGATACCATTTAGTATTGTAGTATACATAGAAAAATCATTTGGTTTGTTAAATAAGATGAAAAAGAGTGtgtaaaaatctagaaaaaaaaaacttgtaggAACTCTTCCTTAACCcttattttataatgaattttagaagctaaaaagttaatgaattaattttgataataatcataactaatttttatcattattaatatttgattagccACCCTACATCAATGATCAAATATGAATATAATGGctataaatttgaatatttttagcttaaaaaactttttaaatttgtaaaaaatactttggagATATTGTTAACATTTATGGGTTGGACATGGCAAAATAatgggatggaaaaaaaataattctttaagaACTATGcccaagtttaaatttttattggtaaaaaatattttttttatggatcaaaatattattttacaacaaACCCGAAGCTGAGTCTAGTTCAACTTTGCTTAGAATGTCTATCTTTAAAAGTTTGGATGCTTTTTAAATCTAACTTTTAACTTCTCATTTAATAAACACCaataaagcttttttttcttttccatgtcgaatagagtgtttttaaagaattttgagtttgatcaaaacaaatcaatcaataatttgagattaattttttattcacttataatttatttaattcatgttaaagagtttatattagaaatgaaattccaaaaaaattttaacaaaaaaaaataaaatagtgaatTCCACTTTTAAATTTAGCTTCGAATGTGccctttaattatattttaacaaattttcaATACCTCATAGCACCCAGAAGATTTTTGATGAAAGCTACTACTCCTGTATAAATACAAAGTGAGTTCATGTTGTGCGGAATCACCATGGTTCTCTGATCATGTGAAGCCAAATTAATAGCCATGATGAACATGTACAATGCGTATCCATTTTGCACTGCAACGCTTATTCAGTCTGCCTGCTACTAAGGTCCTTTAAGGCGAGCTTCACTTCAGGGCTTGCACAAGACAATTGGTAGTGACAAGTACGACCTCTTAACTGTATTCCCTTCAAACTCGAGTAACatacctcctcctcctcatcatcatcatcatcatcatcatcattttgagTCACATATTGAATTATTCAAATTCATTTGTGAAAATCTTCGGCATTTTAGATATGTAataagtttgtttgttttgttaataaCTTGGCTCCAAGTAGCATTTTAACATGCGTGgagtttttcttattaaaataaatatttttttatttttttctttttaatttagaaatttttttcagctattttatataaaacacgtcatttcatttcatttttatttttgttaaaacaacatgattttgactttaaagaaaattttggttttttcaaaaagatCCTCCAGGTTTactattttttcagtttggttattgGCTTActgatctttaatttttaaccaatttcaacattaattttctttttatttcttttaattttatctctaattGCACTAAAAACAACTCCacatttttttgacattttgatttggttattggcttttcaattttcaactaTTTAGTCACTTTCAACCCATTTCTCAatatttcttcttaatttcatcTTGAATGGCCTTGAAATAGTCCCTTAATTTCCCAGTCTTTTCTAAGTTTGTCAttgactttttaattttcaattatttagccaatttaaactctttttctcaattttttttttacaatttcatccttaattgtattttttaaatgtagatATATTACTTTTTGgttgaaatatttttgttttgggagATTTAAGAGGGGTAAAAATTAATCGTTATGATAATATGAAAGGATCATTGAATTTCTAATTAAGAAGGTTATGCTCCACAAACAACTTGAACTGAAGGACGAATTCATGTTAATACAAGGAGACTAATGTAGgagtgttttgaaaaaataaatatttttttaattattattatttcttctttttaagcttaggaatttttttttcttatttagtattattagtcttttttagtttttctatttgaagagaatttttattaagtattaatattctttttctatataaagagtTGTATATTTTTATGGCAAATGTGACtcatatgaataaaaattaaataatttaaatattgttttgtaaTAGCTTTTAAAAGATCTGACGTAAAACAAACCCATTGCCATTTGCTTTGGTAACGAACAACGGGGTTACAGATTTCCACGTTCATTAATATACCCATATTAATGGATATGCTAACATATTGACtattatattgatataatatttaatagatCGACATGcatattaattgatatataatatGATACGTGAATTAAAAATCGTTGTGATGGTAGAATCACTAATATTCTCACATCTGCACCGTCGTTTTGTGAGCTCGCGACATGTTGTCATGTCCACACTAATGATATATTCAAACATGGAGTTGTTATTTTACTTCGTATCATGCTATCCTAATGAGTATATTTTGACAGTGTTAAATAAAGTaaagaatctttttttaatttatttttttatttttcaatttcattaacgAGAAAAGTACGAGAAAGGGTTTTTATTATAACTCTTCTTAGAAACCACTATTCactagaattttttatatatataatatgttttttttcttttaattcaattttattattcaacctTAGGTTACTGAGGattaaaattcatatatattttttaaatttttttatgaagatattTTAGTTTCATAATCTAGATCTCAAGTTTAACAGGTTTactcaattaatttttgttctctttcaatcaatttttaaattttatttttattttttaatattagattattgagggattaaactttataatttatttcaatttactttttatgaagttatcttaGTCTTATTATCCGGATTgtggatttgacaagttaactcggttgtttcaagtttgtttttcctttttctagttgaattttttttctcggtttcattctttaatattaggttgattgaaaattaggtttcatgatttattttgatttgttttctatgaggttatccttGTCTTATGACCCGAGTCATTAATTTGGTGGATTAATCCAAGTTAATTCGAgttgtttttctatgttttttttcattgattttttttttaattttatctttcaacactgagttgattgagaattgagattcataatttatttcaatttattttctattgggttatcttgatctcatgactgGGGTCACACGTTTATTATGCTAACTTGGGTTAACACATGTCATTTTCTGgtacttttttaattgttatttttaatttcattatttaatattatgtttattgaaagttgtgcttcattatttattttgatttattttttatgggattatcatagtctcataaccTGATATGTAGATTGATTGGTTAACTCGAATTGATTCAATATATTATCGTcttaatacatataaaaataaatagcatattgaatatttatttttaatcaaactatgTTATTACTGGTAGTCTGGATTGTCTTTAAACCAGTCAAGTTGACCAGACTACACAGGGATAATTCTCACaaggtttaaatatttttttactagaaaaaacattttaacatGACCGTATGGCACaagcaaataatataataccTATACTATCTAGAGGAGACACCTTTTCTCTTCCAAAGAACGTATAAATGGGGAGTTACCACATGGACCGCGTTTTGTAGGAATAAACGGGTGGTACTGAGGAGTGGGAGGACCGGGTCTCCCAACCCCTAACCAAACGGCATTTACTACTTTCCCATGGAAAACTCCTCTCTCAAAGGAAGGGAAGAGGTCAGTTTCCTTTTTGCTCATTTCCCACCCTTCATTTGTTTTTCCCATCGAGACATTTCAACAATAGATCCAAATTTAAAGGAAAGTTTCCCAAAGAAAAGTTAAAACCCCACCCAATTTGAATAAGCACacattttactcttttttttttttaaaaaaaaaaatcaattctcgAAAAACAGGGGCAGCTAATAAAGAAGGACACGTAATTTCAATTCAGTATTTATTGGATTTAATTACCAAACCTAGTGATCATACCACACTATCTGAATTATTAAATGTGGGATTTGGTGATGTTATGAAGAAATTTATTCGTGAAGGGTCTTAATTCGATTGGATCATGTTCGCCTGTTACATTTCAAATATCACAGCGCGAGCGTGTTAAAGATAATGGGGTCATATATTATTATGTCTCATCgttaaaacaaaataagcaATTTTCTTGACCGGTACAAGTAATTTGCCGATTTATTACGGTAGCCTTCTTTTTCTAAAATCCTAAATTGCCATTAACTGCCATTAATTCATTTCCAGAGTTGAAAGTAACATAAATCTAATTTTGGACCACTTTGTTTCCCATTTCAGTTcttaattcttaaataatttgttaACCCAAACCCTTCTTCATAGTATTTTGGACAGAACTATGGTTTGCTTCTTGTATCTCTAGAACCTACATCGAGTCTGTATATTGCTATAGAAACTCAAAACATGGATTCTTACAACATCTTCGATGAAAATgcaaagtttttctttttttttttaaatttgtgtaTGTAAGAAAGTGAGgattttagatataaaattagagaaattgaagttcacgaccaagaaaaaatttatgaaaatatcatttttgtttcttttgttcccCATTGTAGACtgtaacaaattatttttccattttgaATAATATTAGGTAGAAAGGGCAAGTTAGGAAAGAGACGAGAGGTGAAGGTTCAAAGAAGAATGGTTGGGAATAAATTCAGAAACGGGCAAGCCTGGCATGTTACATGTCCCTCTTTCTATCCCTTCGTGCAAAAGCTTTAATTAcggtgtatttaattttttttaatttataacgctttgaagaaaatcaattactcctctcaaaaaatcaaaaacaaattaattgaaaaaaaagacatttcgatctttcttttttttctttgtatataTCTCTCTTGGTGGAGGAATGCTTGTCACCTACTCCTTTTAGTTTCCACTCTTTCTCTCAACTTCTTTGGAACTCTTTCCcctatagaaaaacaaaactccTCAAGTCACAAACTTTTTCACAAAGAAGGAaaatctctctgtttttttatctcTGTTTCTTTTGCTCTGTTTTCAAGTTAATGGAGAAGCACAAGTGCAAATTGTGCTTCAAAAGTTTCTCTAATGGCAGAGCTTTAGGTGGTCATATGAGGTCTCACATGTTGAATCTTCCAATTCCTCCAAAACTAGAAGATCAATTCCCAGATATTGAAGTTAGTGAAGATACTGAATCAACTTCATCTTCAGAGGAAGAAGCGGAAGAaggacaagaagaagaagagaaggctGTTTTTTATGGGCTAAGAGATAACCCAAAAAGATGTACTCGCTTGGTAGATCCCGAGTTCTCTTTTGCAGCTGTTGATGCTGGTTCTGTTGTTCTTCAAGATAGAGAAAGTGAGACCGAGTCATCAAAGAATCCTACAAGAAGAAGATCCAAGAGGACTAAGAGCTTGTTagagcatcatcatcaatatcatcaaCAAAGACCCAGGCAAGAGCAAGAGAACAACATCATAATAAAGAAGCTTGAATTCAAGAAAATGGGCACTATTAAGGCAGCAGCCGAGTCATCGTGGGGTCATGAACCCGAACCGGTGAGTTCAATTTCTGGCACTACAACAGAAGAAGATGTCGCTTTCTGTCTTGTGATGCTTTCAAGAGACAAATGGAAGAGAAAAGAACAGGAGaatcaagaagaagaacagGAACTTGAAGAGGAATTAGCAGAAGCTGAAACAGACGATTCTGATGAGTTCAAATCTTGCAAGACAAAAACTAGAGGAAAGTACAAATGTGAAACATGCAACAAGGTGTTTAAATCTTATCAAGCGTTAGGTGGGCATAGAGCAAGTCACAAGAAACTCAAGGTTTATACACAAAGTAACGAACCAAAATTGGAGCGAACAGAAAATGCAGGTGCTTCTACTTCTTTGCCAGAGAAGAAAACACATGAATGTCCATATTGTTTTAGAGTATTTTCATCCGGGCAAGCTCTTGGTGGCCACAAAAGATCTCATTTAATCGGTGTAGCAGCTTCTTCAAGTACTCCTGCGAGAAGTTCCACAAAGATTGGAGACAATAATTGGGGTTTCATAGATCTTAATCTTCCGGCTCccgttgatgatgatgatattagcCAACTTGATCAGCTCTCTGCTGTGTCTGATGCAGAATTTGTTAACTACGTCAAACGGTGAATATCTTGCTTAATCTTAGTATGGCTACACAAGAAACGGGTTTGATCCAAAAAAGGAAGAAGTTTTTTACTACTTTTACGTTTTTGCAGGATCTAAAACTATGCAAATTTGCTTGGGTCAATTGAGTTACATGGTTCTTGTTAATCTCAAGACTATTTCTTACAgtgattcattttattttattctgtaCTGTCTTCCAGTTCTGTTTCTGTAACGAACTGATGATGAGTTAAATCAGCATCCACGAATGGAGGGAACTGAATAGTTTTTACATAAACTAAGCTgttctttttcttataatttagtgTTACAAATTCTGGGTTTTGTTATTcttagtgtttatttttgttttgatgaagTGCTACGCGTCGTTGTAACTACTGATGGCTGTTTCTATTCAAAGTTCCAGCTGTTTCACAGGTCATTTTCTTAACTTGAAAATAGTCATTTTCGGAGAAAGTTTGATCATAGACCTTTAtttaacctcttttttttttttttttttgtaatttattgataaattctGCCTATGGAACTGTTACATTTCAtgataattcttttcttttcttctttcctctctctctcagcATTTTCTTGCTGCTTCTCTGTCTCTGTCTGAAACAGTCTCAAGCTTTTTCTTAACAGATCTGCTGAACTATTACCAGAGAGGGTGGGAAGGAGGGATGGCATTTAGTTAATCACTTGAATAGCCTTGAAACTGCATCTGATTTACATTTAATAACTTTCCAAATCTAATCCGAAAGATGATTGAgaggaaaagtgaaaaaatctctttttccctttttttttacacaaggAGTAAGCCGCTTAGCTTGGCACTAGGCAGCAGTGCCGCGTTTTGCTgcggatcattttttttttttacgcgatgcataaaaaatatgaaggtaTTGCAAGTGTTTGTTGCGAGactctagaaaataaaataagaccgGGTGACCCAGGAGCATGTGtgtaaaaatatgaatttttttaagcgatatttctatctttttatGTAATATTAAGCTGACGGTATATTGGACCGGTCTTGGTTATCCAAAAATTACCATAAGTATTTTTAAGTTTGACTTCATTTTTAAATActtattataatttgaaaaattacattttatatcaTAAACTTAATATACACGTTAATACTTAAtataatcactaaaaaaattcaacaaaaattatgtgattatttatatgatttcattgtttttcatttaataataataaaaccctTAAATTAAGTATTGCAAGTTTGCCATCAAttctgttttatttaaaaaaaacaaatagccaCGACCCACTTTAACTCGAAACCGAGATCTATAACAACATAGAAACCTAATGAAATCATAATCAATGGTTGCCTAACAATTATGCCATCCCCTCCAAACTGACTCcagaaagtataaaaaaatttatgtcaaCCCCACctcaaaattatttcaatttctcatatattttaatGGTAACTAGTTTTTTCTTGGGTTTTCCCTACAGATCTTCTCATTAACTGAAGAAAAATGTACGGATGTGGAAAGGGAGGCGACGGTCTAGGAAAAGGAGGAGCCAAGCATGTTCGTGATAACATTCTAGATATCACAAAGCCTGTGATATGTTGTCTTGCTCGTAGGGGTGGAGTCAAGCGTATCAGTGGTTTGATCTATGAAGAGACTCGTGGTATAATTCTCAAGCTCTTCCCTGAGAATGTTATAAGAGATGTTGTGACCTTCGATCATGCTCGCCGCAAGACTGTCATTGCCATGGATGGCGTATCTTTTGGGTTTTTATATGGGAATGAAATGGTGGTGGTTCGATTCCATTTTTTGATGTGTATAACTTGGAGTGCAGGGAATGCATTTTTCAACTTGCATAAAAAAGGTGACGTAATTAAAGTTAATGAAGCATGAAAATAGGGTGTTTAACTTAGGATTGCTAAATAACTTATTGGCTATAGAAATTGGCAGGGCATAAGAATGAGTCCATGAGACAGATGGTTAAGATAGACAACAGGTGGTTGCATGCATGCTCACAAAGAACTGCTAAACCATGGCGCCATAAACTCTGCCAAAAAGCATGCATTCATGGggtattttatcattttagcaCAGTCGGTAAAAGCACGGGgaaaataacataatagaaaAGTATTTGAAAAAGAATACGGTTTTAACTTAACCGTGATTTTGAATATTGATTCCATAAATAAGGCTATTGAAAATAATGATTGTTAActcaagaaataattaatttacatgtatataaattaatataaaattctatTAAGATACGACGGTCAAGTTATGATATTCAAGATTAAATAATCATGAAATAAGAGGagatataagagaaaaaatgagGGGATATAGCATAAGATATGATCtgagagagaaataaaagaaaaaaataatagaaagaaagaatggaTTACTATAAACATACTAAGACTCTGTTTTTTACACActcaatatcattaaaaaaatttaataaaagaatttttatcgCACTATAAAATACCATCAAACGAGATCGTAGTTAGCTAATAGTTTTGTTTGGGGTTAACCAAATCCTAAAGTActttaactcaaaataaaattactaactaattatgattttatttagtaATCTTTTATGATATTGTTAGAATAGTCTAATCAAGACTTTTCGAACGGTATTGGGTATGTAAAAAACAGGGTTTTAATATATCCTCTACgacttatttttttgtctctactttttctttcattttctttcttttatgttacATCATCTTATTTCTGTGTTTTATTTCTTGACTATTGAGTCTTGAATATCATATTGTAGTTATTAAAtcttcataaatttttatattaatttatgtatatattaattaatttgtataatacaTGCGTATTTGATTTGTGAGTAAGCAACTGCTATTGAAAATAGCAGTCGTTACAAAACCAATATCCAAATTcgcaattgttttaaaattatgttattttttaatttcatttataacCCATGTTAATTTACCAAAACAACtgtcttattgttttttttttttaaaaaaaaaacccgcatTCGAGCCTGATTACTTGACAGATACTAAAGCGAATGACTGTACCTTCCTTGTTAAGTTACGTGATTCACCAGGCACTGTCATTTCTATAGGATGCTAAAATAAACCGTGAGATTGTTCTCAATT
Protein-coding sequences here:
- the LOC133691682 gene encoding zinc finger protein ZAT9-like; its protein translation is MEKHKCKLCFKSFSNGRALGGHMRSHMLNLPIPPKLEDQFPDIEVSEDTESTSSSEEEAEEGQEEEEKAVFYGLRDNPKRCTRLVDPEFSFAAVDAGSVVLQDRESETESSKNPTRRRSKRTKSLLEHHHQYHQQRPRQEQENNIIIKKLEFKKMGTIKAAAESSWGHEPEPVSSISGTTTEEDVAFCLVMLSRDKWKRKEQENQEEEQELEEELAEAETDDSDEFKSCKTKTRGKYKCETCNKVFKSYQALGGHRASHKKLKVYTQSNEPKLERTENAGASTSLPEKKTHECPYCFRVFSSGQALGGHKRSHLIGVAASSSTPARSSTKIGDNNWGFIDLNLPAPVDDDDISQLDQLSAVSDAEFVNYVKRI